CGTCAGCTTCCTTTCCTCCTCCGTCGACAGCGTCACGTCGACGACGAGCCGCGTCAACAACCAGAACGTCACGTCGGACCATGCTAGCTTCAACCGCCAGGTGGCCGCGCTGGTGAACGCCACCGCCGACTACGCCGCGTACAACTCCACGCGGCGGTACGCGGCTGGGGAGGCCGACCTTGGCGCCGGCGAGTTTCCCAGAGTGTACAGCTGGGCGCAGTGCACGCCGGACCTGACGCCAGCGCAGTGCCGAGGTTGCCTCGCCGACATCATTTCGAAATTGCCGAGGCGGTTCACTGACCGCATCGGAGGGAGGACGCTTGGGGTCAGGTGCAGCTACCGGTACGAGATTAACCCCTTTCTCAATAGCCCGGTGATGGTGCGGCTGGCTGCGCCACCGAGCTCGGAAGCGCCTGCGCCGGCCGTTGTGCCCACGGGTTCAAATTCAGCGGCGGCCGCCGGAAGAGGTGAGTCTTTAAACAAAGTCATGAAACCGGTAAAGGTTCAATGGAAGATTGTTATTAGCACACTTGCTCACTCACGTCACTCTGGTATAAAGCGGCAGTTAGCAACCATTCCCTAGCTAGGAAAGCAATGCTAGGAAGTGTCATCTCCCATCCTGTCCCTGACAACTTGGCTTAGATCTACAAATAAACAATCTGACGTACGCCAGATGCAATGTGCCGAACTTCCGTCCATCAACTTGAGCAGGTGAGGGAGACAACGACGACCCATTTCGTGAGGTTTTCTAGTGCTCTTGTCACTTTGCCAGTTTTTTAAAGGCATATGGAACGGTCAGAATCCTGTCTTCCTAGTCTTTCAAGTGGACaggacctgtaatttgttcacacgCAGTGTTAGACTTGCAGTATGTAAAAAAACAATCTAGAAGTCTTCAGAAAACAATACTATCTCCGTCTAAAAATAGGGGTCTTAGTTTTGTCTACATACAACACACTTTAGTTatagatatatccatatctacaaAAGTTGAGACACCTATTTTTAGACGGAGGAGTATATTTTTTCATCATTTCCCTAGATATACTTCATGGTAAGAACACGTAAGGGAGATTAAGTTCGAGTGAAATTCGTGGTGCTAGCTACTCCCTCACTAATATAATGGTTACTAGCTTTGGGGCACACATTTGACCTGATATGTGTCTTACTGCATTGGTCAATTTACAGAGAGGAAGTTCATTGTTACTGGCACGGTCCTTGTGATTGTGCTCCCTACTATCGCGACTTTGTTGGTAATCAATCTCCTTGTTTGGCTCTGTATCtggaggaagatgaggaggaaccaagtTGGAGCAATTCAGCCACGTATGCCCCCCTGCCTTCAACGTTCTCAGAATTCACATGTTGAAAGAGCAACCTCATTCTCTTGCACTAACATTACAAGCTTCAACAGATTCCATAAACTCTGCTGAACCGGAGAACATTGAAACTGTAGAGTCGATGCTCATCGACATTTCTACGCTGCGAGCCGCGACTGGGAGTTTTGCGGAAAGCAACAAGCTAGGCGAAGGAGGGTTTGGTTCAGTGTACAAGGTACTGATGGCCATAGGAATAGTTTTTTTTGCGAGAGATTATCTAAAAATATTTAAGCCTGCCATCGGTTTGATCTCCATAGGGAACTCTACCGGATGGCTATCAAATAGCGGTGAAGAGGCTCTCCAAGAGTTCGACGCAAGGGATTGGGGAGCTTATGAATGAGCTTGCTTTGGTAGCAAAGCTTCAGCACAAGAACCTCGTCAGGCTGGTTGGCGTCTGCTTAGAGCAGGATGAGAGGCTGCTGGTCTACGAGTTCGTCCCCAACCGGAGCCTTGACCAGATTCTATTCGGTACTAACTGAATCATATTTATCTCAACGATGACCTCCATTTTCTATGCAATGTTTGTTACCTTTGCATACACTGACCACACTGGCTTTCTGAACTTATCAACGACGTGTAGACGCCGAGAAACGAGAACAACTCGACTGGGGAAAGAGGTACAAGATCATAAACGGAATCGCACGAGGCCTGCAGTACCTCCACGAAGACTCCCAGCTCAAAGTAATCCACCGTGACCTCAAGGCCAGCAACGTCTTGCTTGACACCAACATGAACCCCAAGATTTCGGACTTTGGTCTGGCGAAGCTCTTCGGGAGCGACCAGACGCAGGGCGTCACGAGCCGTGTCGTCGGAACATAGTGAGTCATAGATTGCATGCTTTACTTAAATCTTCCCATAGTATAATAAGCAACCAAACTCCAAGGACAACTTTTTCTTATTGTCATCAGTGGGTACATGGCACCGGAGTACGCGTTGCGCGGGAACTACTCCGTCAAATCAGATGTGTTCAGCTTCGGCGTCATGGTTCTGGAGATCGTGACGGGAAAGAAGAACAATGACTCCTACCTCTCCCAGCAATCCGAAGATCTGTTGACTCTTGTGAGTGCTGTAAATATATTCTTGGTCACTGTTTGCAAATCTAGGAGCACACATTTCAGTACAGTTCTTTTGACTGATTGCTTGGAACACAATGATACAGGTGTGGGAGCACTGGACGGCCGGATCGATATGCGAGCTGATAGACCCGGGCATGGGCGACGCTTTCTCCCGGAGCGACGCACTGCGGTGCATCCACATCGGGCTGCTCTGCGCGCAGGGTGACCCGGCGAGTAGGCCGGTGATGTCGTCGGTGATCATGATGCTGGGTAGCGACACGGTGTCTCTACAAGCCCCACCCAAGCCGGTGTTCTACGGTAGGCAAAACGGCGGCCGCAGCTCAGAGTCAGTCCTACAATCTCTGGTTCTCTGACTCCAGTTGACTCAGGTTAAGAACAACGTTGCTGCAGGTTTGTATTGTGGATGGGACTGTTTGGATGAGAAACATTTCTCTGCAAAGTTTTGTTGTGAGCCCCTTAGAGTTTCTTGTAGAGTGCCCCTATGAGTTTCTTTTAGAGCCTGCTCTCCATTTAGGATCAAATAATAGTTCAGGTGTAGGGTGTTGGTCGCCATTGTAGTGGCACACTGGTCACTTGTTTTTCGAGAATTTGGTTAGGTTGGTCCTTGGATGATAGAAAATTACAAAAAATTTGTCAGGTTGATCCTTGGATGACGAAAAATTACTAATTTTTTTGAACATGTCATATATTTATTTAGCTTAAGTGCATTTTACAGAAGTAAGCCTGAAGGGGCTCACGCTAGAAACACAGAGAATGCCCTTGGCTGGACACGAACCTTCTACTGAACCTAAACAACGGACCACTAAGGGTCTGTTTTGAACTCGATGAGCTAACCAAGCAAGATGATCTGCTTTGGGTAATCCTGATGTGGGTAATCCTGCTAGATTGAAATGAACGAGAAGCTTGAATTTCTGCAAGTAGAGGCCTGTTTTCCCAATGCCCTGGAGCTGCAAAAACTGACGACGCCCTTGTCGCTGAAGATAACACCAAACTATCTGTGTAGTAGTGAGGGTCTCTGCTTAGAGAGGAGAAGATGCTGGAGGCGAGAGTAGCTACATGAATTTGCTTTAGGTGTTGATTATTACCCTGTATGTTGATGGTTACTCCATGTCCTGCAGGTTTCCTTTCAGCTCCTACTTGATCATTCCAGGCTGCATCACAAAAGATGGTCATCACTTCAGCGTTGGTAGCCTCCTGGTTTTGAGACGAGTCGATGCTGCTTTTCTTCTGGCAAGCCGTTGTCTTGCTTCGTCGACATTTCCTTAGTCTCCATATCCGCTCCTGCAATAATTGCATTTGCTGGAGCAGAAACTTGTGATGGCTTGCACACTTTTCTGCAAAACAAAGTGTTGTTCTGAGCTTTCCAAAGACACCATAAAAAAGTGTAGAGGGTAGTTGGGGTTATTTGCGGGTGCTGGGAGGTTAGCAAAGCATGAATCAGATCTTGTGCGGAACGATGATGCTCTTCAATTAATTCAATTTTGATAAACCAAAGATAATTGAACCAAGCCGCTTTGGAAAAGGGGCATAAAAGCAGTAAGTGCAGTTCATCCTCAAGATTACCGCATCTAGAGCAATTTTCCCTAATATGTTTAGAGTACCTACTTGCTTCTTACCCGTAGGAAGCGCCTTTCGAAGTAATATCCAAGCAAAAGTTATAACCCTTGGTGCCATTTGTTTGTCACTCCAAACCTTGTGAAGTAGAGAGATAATCTATGGTGCAACAACTTTCGGTCTTTCTCTTGGAGGAAGATGAAGATTATTAAAACAGTGCTTGTAAGCACTCTTTGAGGAGAATTGCCCTCTAGGTGTTAGTTTCCAAATCAAAGTATCGTGGTCATTTGTATTAATAATGGGAGTTCAAGGATTTCATTTGCAGTAGTGGAGAGTTTTATTAAATTTGAGTTCCATTTTTTTTTTGTCCAGGAAGCCAAAGATCTTAACTTGAGCAGGGTAATAATGAAAGATTGTTTCTGTAATATAACATTATCATAGATAGTTTCCCAACCAGAAAACCATGGAAAGCTCTATATAGAACTATTACTATCAGCAATTTGACAAAGAGTCATAGAAATGAGGAGTGGTTTTACCTTAAGTATTGCAGACCAGAAGGCTGATTTTGGCTTGTTTGCTTTAGCTCTCCAAATGGAAGTATCATGGTGGTATTTATCCTTGAGTATTTCAGCTATGGCTATGTGGTTCCTTCG
This region of Lolium perenne isolate Kyuss_39 chromosome 2, Kyuss_2.0, whole genome shotgun sequence genomic DNA includes:
- the LOC127333227 gene encoding cysteine-rich receptor-like protein kinase 6, translating into MAGTHRCFVLVSLAVVLLAPRATAYPWQVCGTTANFTANSTYQANLGVLAAALPKNISSSPDLFATAVVGSAPDQVSALALCRGDANATACSSCLATAFQDVQNMCAYDKDAAIYYDPCALYYSSNVSFLSSSVDSVTSTTSRVNNQNVTSDHASFNRQVAALVNATADYAAYNSTRRYAAGEADLGAGEFPRVYSWAQCTPDLTPAQCRGCLADIISKLPRRFTDRIGGRTLGVRCSYRYEINPFLNSPVMVRLAAPPSSEAPAPAVVPTGSNSAAAAGRERKFIVTGTVLVIVLPTIATLLVINLLVWLCIWRKMRRNQVGAIQPHSINSAEPENIETVESMLIDISTLRAATGSFAESNKLGEGGFGSVYKGTLPDGYQIAVKRLSKSSTQGIGELMNELALVAKLQHKNLVRLVGVCLEQDERLLVYEFVPNRSLDQILFDAEKREQLDWGKRYKIINGIARGLQYLHEDSQLKVIHRDLKASNVLLDTNMNPKISDFGLAKLFGSDQTQGVTSRVVGTYGYMAPEYALRGNYSVKSDVFSFGVMVLEIVTGKKNNDSYLSQQSEDLLTLVWEHWTAGSICELIDPGMGDAFSRSDALRCIHIGLLCAQGDPASRPVMSSVIMMLGSDTVSLQAPPKPVFYGRQNGGRSSESVLQSLVL